In Dermochelys coriacea isolate rDerCor1 chromosome 16, rDerCor1.pri.v4, whole genome shotgun sequence, one genomic interval encodes:
- the MORN5 gene encoding MORN repeat-containing protein 5 isoform X2, protein MAVVKWIEGKGHYTLPTETKYNGTMKDGIFHGKGTLYFPNGSKYEGIWDCGISKEGKYTFADGLEFKDKKWHYCDGYDRRFYTEICSGLKPAGISQLTNLDPPRTIPIGCYDCGDGYYNPNTRVVIDYKLRFLRNADDDEHEWIICTCRKGWDEITGYKPKH, encoded by the exons ATGGCTGTGGTTAAATG GATTGAAGGGAAAGGCCACTATACTCTCCCAACTGAAACCAAATATAATGGCACAATGAAAGATGGAATATTTCATGGCAAAGGAACCTTGTATTTTCCTAATGGAAGCAAATATGAAGGAATCTGGGACTGCGGAATATCGAAAGAG GGGAAATACACTTTTGCAGATGGTCTTGAATTCAAAGATAAAAAATGGCATTATTGTGATGGCTACGACAGAAGATTTTATACAGAAATCTGTTCTGGTCTAAAACCAGCAG GTATCTCTCAGCTTACAAATTTAGATCCTCCCAGAACGATTCCAATAGGCTGTTATGACTGTGGTGATGGATACTATAATCCTAATACCAGAGTTGTCATTGATTACAAACTCAGGTTTTTGAGGAATGCAg ATGATGATGAACATGAATGGATCATTTGCACCTGCCGGAAAGGCTGGGATGAAATAACTGGATATAAACCTAAACACTGA
- the MORN5 gene encoding MORN repeat-containing protein 5 isoform X1, translated as MEVTGSAYFGDCVHGRIEGKGHYTLPTETKYNGTMKDGIFHGKGTLYFPNGSKYEGIWDCGISKEGKYTFADGLEFKDKKWHYCDGYDRRFYTEICSGLKPAGISQLTNLDPPRTIPIGCYDCGDGYYNPNTRVVIDYKLRFLRNADDDEHEWIICTCRKGWDEITGYKPKH; from the exons GATTGAAGGGAAAGGCCACTATACTCTCCCAACTGAAACCAAATATAATGGCACAATGAAAGATGGAATATTTCATGGCAAAGGAACCTTGTATTTTCCTAATGGAAGCAAATATGAAGGAATCTGGGACTGCGGAATATCGAAAGAG GGGAAATACACTTTTGCAGATGGTCTTGAATTCAAAGATAAAAAATGGCATTATTGTGATGGCTACGACAGAAGATTTTATACAGAAATCTGTTCTGGTCTAAAACCAGCAG GTATCTCTCAGCTTACAAATTTAGATCCTCCCAGAACGATTCCAATAGGCTGTTATGACTGTGGTGATGGATACTATAATCCTAATACCAGAGTTGTCATTGATTACAAACTCAGGTTTTTGAGGAATGCAg ATGATGATGAACATGAATGGATCATTTGCACCTGCCGGAAAGGCTGGGATGAAATAACTGGATATAAACCTAAACACTGA
- the MORN5 gene encoding MORN repeat-containing protein 5 isoform X3, which produces MEVTGSAYFGDCVHGRIEGKGHYTLPTETKYNGTMKDGIFHGKGTLYFPNGSKYEGIWDCGISKEGKYTFADGLEFKDKKWHYCDGYDRRFYTEICSGLKPAGISQLTNLDPPRTIPIGCYDCGDGYYNPNTRVVIDYKLRFLRNAASS; this is translated from the exons GATTGAAGGGAAAGGCCACTATACTCTCCCAACTGAAACCAAATATAATGGCACAATGAAAGATGGAATATTTCATGGCAAAGGAACCTTGTATTTTCCTAATGGAAGCAAATATGAAGGAATCTGGGACTGCGGAATATCGAAAGAG GGGAAATACACTTTTGCAGATGGTCTTGAATTCAAAGATAAAAAATGGCATTATTGTGATGGCTACGACAGAAGATTTTATACAGAAATCTGTTCTGGTCTAAAACCAGCAG GTATCTCTCAGCTTACAAATTTAGATCCTCCCAGAACGATTCCAATAGGCTGTTATGACTGTGGTGATGGATACTATAATCCTAATACCAGAGTTGTCATTGATTACAAACTCAGGTTTTTGAGGAATGCAg CTTCCTCCTAA